A window of Cohnella herbarum contains these coding sequences:
- the pdxR gene encoding MocR-like pyridoxine biosynthesis transcription factor PdxR yields MEHLGTPFAYSAKLAECGSKHLALYLAIREAITEGKLAPGERLPSTRKLAELYELSRGSVSLAYEMLTAESFVQAGVGQGTFVSGWLQDDLGNAADKASKSSVEPDLTQWGRRLMDKQLPLAVSNEEAEPNGQTSPPARSRPSEVARPSSLSFVPEGVGAGWFPWMEWKAEVALQWKKFGTSWRNSGYTTEGSLELRQAIAGRLRRERGIACDPDDVIITAGSMQAIALLTQLLLEEGKTAVLENPSYTGILNAVEATGANVIAEQVDGNGIVPQDWAAQLLFVTPTRQFPTGAVLSYERRRALLAWASRRNAWIVEDDYDSDFRWGGRPIEPLKSLDREGRVIYVGTFSRSMSVGVRIGYAVVPKELVQPFIAAKKLYDPYPTGIAEQLALAKWMTEGGYDRHLRRMRRIYGKLENQLRVGLESHLEGLFEVIPSDAGLHVYARWKRSAEGYERLVRECAGRGLTWREGSLYDMPNRDSSQQPNPSALFGFAHMDEEQIEQGIKLIRRIAQTLGLIDSNRGQGGTVHA; encoded by the coding sequence GTGGAACATCTGGGTACGCCTTTTGCCTATTCCGCGAAACTCGCCGAATGCGGAAGCAAACATCTAGCGTTATATTTGGCCATTCGCGAAGCGATTACCGAAGGCAAACTCGCCCCGGGAGAAAGGTTGCCTTCCACGCGCAAGCTAGCCGAGCTATATGAATTGTCCCGTGGCAGCGTCAGCTTGGCCTATGAGATGCTAACGGCGGAAAGCTTCGTTCAAGCTGGCGTCGGGCAAGGGACTTTCGTCTCGGGCTGGCTTCAAGACGATCTCGGCAACGCTGCGGATAAGGCCAGTAAGTCATCGGTCGAGCCTGATCTTACCCAGTGGGGACGACGCTTAATGGACAAGCAGTTGCCTCTCGCAGTGTCGAACGAGGAAGCCGAGCCGAACGGTCAAACTTCCCCGCCGGCGAGAAGCAGGCCATCCGAAGTCGCTCGGCCGTCGTCCCTGTCCTTCGTCCCCGAAGGCGTCGGGGCGGGATGGTTCCCTTGGATGGAATGGAAGGCCGAAGTTGCGTTGCAATGGAAGAAGTTCGGAACTTCCTGGAGGAATAGCGGTTATACGACGGAAGGCAGTCTCGAACTCCGTCAGGCAATTGCGGGACGGCTGAGGCGTGAGAGGGGAATCGCTTGCGACCCGGACGACGTGATCATCACCGCCGGATCGATGCAGGCCATCGCGCTGCTCACCCAATTATTGTTGGAGGAAGGAAAAACGGCCGTCCTGGAGAACCCGAGCTACACGGGGATTCTGAATGCGGTTGAAGCGACCGGCGCGAACGTGATTGCCGAACAAGTGGACGGGAACGGCATCGTTCCGCAAGACTGGGCTGCCCAACTGCTATTCGTCACTCCGACCCGACAATTTCCTACCGGTGCGGTATTGAGTTACGAACGGCGGAGAGCGTTGCTCGCCTGGGCTTCCAGAAGGAACGCGTGGATCGTCGAAGACGATTACGACAGCGATTTCCGCTGGGGAGGCCGTCCGATCGAACCGTTGAAATCGTTGGACAGGGAAGGTCGGGTCATCTACGTCGGAACGTTCTCCCGCTCGATGAGCGTCGGGGTCCGGATCGGCTACGCGGTCGTACCGAAGGAACTCGTCCAGCCGTTCATTGCGGCCAAGAAGCTGTACGATCCTTATCCGACGGGGATCGCCGAGCAGTTGGCCTTGGCTAAGTGGATGACGGAGGGCGGCTATGACCGGCATTTGCGCAGAATGCGCAGAATTTACGGCAAGCTCGAAAATCAGCTTAGGGTAGGCTTGGAAAGCCATCTGGAGGGCTTGTTCGAAGTGATTCCGTCCGACGCGGGATTACATGTGTACGCCAGATGGAAAAGATCCGCCGAAGGTTATGAACGGTTGGTTCGCGAATGCGCGGGGAGAGGCTTAACTTGGAGGGAAGGCTCCTTGTACGATATGCCGAATCGCGATTCATCGCAGCAACCTAACCCGTCGGCCCTCTTCGGATTCGCTCATATGGATGAAGAACAAATCGAACAAGGAATCAAGCTGATTCGACGCATAGCGCAAACATTAGGATTGATCGACTCCAACCGAGGGCAAGGGGGAACCGTTCATGCTTGA
- a CDS encoding pyridoxamine 5'-phosphate oxidase family protein, which produces MRRKEFEVSEPELTDQFLAERNDGVLTFNGPDGWPKAVPLNYVFKDRVIYFHGSKQGEKMKGLHRDPRAEFVVYQAHAFIPSYFSDPYLACPATVYFRSVRIRGLVTQVEDSAEKATALAALLKNMQPEGGHAPIDAEDQRYSASLRGVAVLRLDPDEMTGKFKFGQNLSNQRREQVAQSLEQRGLSGDADTIKRMRDSALKCPYGES; this is translated from the coding sequence ATGAGAAGAAAAGAATTCGAAGTATCGGAGCCGGAGCTAACCGATCAATTTCTAGCTGAACGAAATGACGGCGTATTGACGTTCAACGGACCCGACGGGTGGCCCAAAGCGGTTCCGCTCAATTACGTATTCAAGGATCGGGTCATTTATTTTCACGGAAGCAAGCAGGGGGAGAAAATGAAAGGGTTGCACCGCGACCCGAGGGCGGAATTCGTCGTGTATCAAGCGCATGCGTTCATCCCTTCCTACTTCTCGGATCCCTATCTGGCTTGTCCGGCAACCGTGTACTTCCGTTCCGTCCGCATTCGAGGCTTGGTTACCCAAGTCGAAGATTCCGCGGAGAAAGCAACCGCACTTGCCGCTCTATTGAAAAATATGCAGCCCGAGGGCGGTCATGCCCCGATCGATGCGGAAGATCAACGGTATTCAGCCTCCTTGCGGGGAGTGGCCGTGCTGCGTCTTGATCCGGATGAGATGACCGGCAAGTTCAAATTCGGGCAGAACTTATCGAATCAACGAAGGGAACAGGTGGCCCAAAGCCTGGAGCAGCGAGGTCTTTCGGGAGATGCCGACACGATAAAGCGCATGCGCGACAGCGCGTTAAAGTGTCCGTATGGTGAATCCTAG
- a CDS encoding aminotransferase class I/II-fold pyridoxal phosphate-dependent enzyme: MNPLAKQLNETLTRDHPHVAEMLSGLGKAIYLPKLGILSQSAEAKQKANLYNATIGIATENGKPMHLDVIQETLSAYEPKDIYEYAPPGGKPELRTVWRDKMLVENPSVAGKSLSLPVVTNALTHGLSIVADLFADVGDAVIVPDKNWENYELTFNIRRGAEMVNYPLYNADNRFNSAGLRDALLAQKDRGKAIVLLNFPINPTGYTPGIEEGREIVAAIRDAAEAGINVVAVTDDAYFGLFFEDSLQESLFGQLSGLHDRVLAVKVDGATKEEYVWGFRVGFITFSGLTEASLSALEQKTIGIIRATISSGPHPSQTFILRALKSDKFQAQKEEKFNIMKGRANKVKQLLDSGKFGDVWTYYPFNSGYFMCLNLTVDAETVRQRLLNEYGVGTIALGSSDLRVAFSCIEEPDLEDLFDRIYKAVLDVKAGNA; this comes from the coding sequence ATGAACCCCCTTGCGAAACAGCTAAACGAAACGCTTACCCGCGATCATCCGCACGTAGCCGAGATGCTCTCCGGCTTAGGCAAAGCGATCTACTTGCCCAAGCTCGGCATCTTGAGTCAATCCGCCGAAGCCAAGCAAAAAGCCAATCTTTATAACGCCACGATCGGTATCGCAACCGAGAACGGCAAACCTATGCACTTGGATGTCATTCAAGAAACGTTGTCCGCTTACGAGCCTAAGGACATTTACGAATATGCCCCTCCCGGGGGTAAACCGGAGCTTCGCACGGTATGGCGCGACAAGATGCTCGTCGAGAACCCGTCCGTCGCCGGCAAAAGCCTTAGCCTGCCCGTTGTCACGAACGCCCTGACGCACGGCCTCAGCATCGTGGCCGATCTGTTCGCCGACGTTGGCGACGCGGTTATCGTCCCGGACAAAAACTGGGAAAACTACGAGCTGACCTTCAACATTCGCCGCGGCGCCGAGATGGTCAACTATCCGCTCTACAATGCGGACAACCGCTTTAACTCCGCGGGTCTTCGCGATGCGCTGCTCGCTCAGAAAGATCGCGGCAAAGCGATCGTCCTGCTGAACTTCCCGATTAATCCGACGGGGTACACGCCGGGAATCGAAGAAGGCCGCGAGATCGTCGCCGCCATTCGCGACGCCGCGGAAGCAGGCATCAACGTCGTTGCCGTCACCGACGACGCCTACTTCGGTTTATTCTTCGAAGACTCCCTGCAGGAGTCGTTGTTCGGCCAACTTAGCGGATTGCACGACCGAGTGCTTGCCGTTAAAGTCGACGGAGCGACGAAAGAAGAGTACGTATGGGGATTCCGCGTCGGTTTCATCACCTTCAGCGGACTTACGGAAGCGAGCCTGTCCGCGCTGGAGCAAAAAACGATCGGAATTATCCGCGCGACGATTTCGAGCGGACCGCATCCTTCGCAAACCTTCATCCTCCGCGCGCTGAAATCCGATAAATTCCAAGCGCAGAAGGAAGAAAAGTTCAATATCATGAAAGGCCGCGCCAACAAAGTGAAGCAATTGCTCGACAGCGGCAAATTCGGCGATGTATGGACTTATTATCCGTTCAACTCCGGTTACTTCATGTGCCTTAACCTCACCGTAGACGCCGAAACCGTCCGTCAACGTTTGCTGAACGAATACGGCGTCGGAACGATTGCGCTCGGATCGTCCGATCTTCGCGTCGCGTTTTCTTGCATCGAAGAACCCGATCTGGAAGACTTATTCGATCGAATCTATAAAGCGGTGCTGGACGTTAAAGCCGGCAACGCGTAA
- a CDS encoding ABC transporter permease, with the protein MREKGQEEQLGFMRSLRRSRAAAFRQEIVPHFRYVFQSGFGLFVSAIFFTVLVWYVGFIKAVPEGWPVEIVGVALISLGAVRAPLRAYFRPADSVFLLPMENRLLRFYIQPALRKAIVMAVLRTLALFLLFAPIYVRSPDTAHLADSHPLFLLGALFAIVAGCNVYGGWRERRPAARSWRLGLKLVRWLLTLLIVANLLLKPLTIAIPLMLLCMAIVALLWRIPAQHALPWEKLIDEEAAVRRRWMAFLGWFVDVPSETSKPARRRWIAWAGELLAWQRRRAWHYLYAKAFLRGETFGALWRWVILSGIVLVVSGNAVADAIIYAVSFLIVGLQLSELGRVRFVETAATVPLEPEGRLVAASAIARVAGLGAVLLLGVVGILTVKLGAAGERAGVAGGEGMEAFHLNLWLPLIVAGLLWCGWWIPRKIAKLKDEDDL; encoded by the coding sequence GTGCGTGAGAAGGGGCAAGAGGAGCAGCTCGGCTTTATGCGGTCTCTTCGTCGAAGTCGCGCGGCAGCCTTCCGTCAGGAGATCGTTCCGCATTTCCGTTACGTGTTCCAAAGCGGGTTCGGCTTATTCGTTTCGGCCATCTTTTTTACCGTATTGGTCTGGTACGTAGGCTTTATTAAAGCGGTTCCCGAAGGATGGCCGGTGGAGATCGTCGGTGTAGCATTAATTAGTCTCGGCGCGGTTAGAGCCCCGCTTCGAGCGTATTTCCGGCCGGCCGATTCCGTATTTCTGCTTCCAATGGAGAACCGGTTGCTAAGATTCTATATTCAACCGGCCTTGAGGAAAGCGATCGTCATGGCCGTTCTGCGCACGTTGGCGTTATTCTTATTATTCGCGCCGATTTATGTTCGGTCTCCCGACACCGCACATTTGGCGGATTCCCACCCTTTGTTCTTGTTGGGAGCTTTATTCGCTATCGTCGCCGGCTGCAACGTTTACGGAGGATGGAGAGAACGAAGACCGGCTGCCCGTTCTTGGCGGCTGGGTCTCAAACTCGTCAGATGGTTGCTTACCTTACTTATCGTCGCCAATTTATTGCTGAAACCGTTAACGATAGCGATTCCGTTAATGCTGCTATGCATGGCGATCGTCGCATTGTTATGGCGAATTCCCGCGCAACATGCCCTTCCTTGGGAGAAGCTTATCGACGAGGAGGCCGCGGTGCGCCGTCGCTGGATGGCGTTCCTTGGCTGGTTCGTGGACGTGCCTTCGGAAACGTCCAAGCCGGCCCGCCGGAGGTGGATCGCTTGGGCAGGGGAACTGTTGGCATGGCAGCGTCGCCGGGCGTGGCATTACTTGTATGCCAAAGCGTTCCTGCGCGGCGAGACGTTCGGAGCATTATGGCGGTGGGTTATCTTATCCGGTATCGTGCTGGTTGTTTCGGGAAACGCGGTAGCCGATGCAATCATTTACGCGGTTTCGTTCCTGATCGTCGGGTTGCAGTTGAGCGAACTGGGGAGGGTTAGGTTCGTCGAAACGGCCGCGACGGTTCCGCTCGAACCGGAAGGACGTTTAGTCGCTGCTTCTGCGATCGCCCGGGTTGCGGGTCTTGGAGCCGTATTGCTGCTTGGAGTAGTCGGCATCCTGACGGTCAAGTTAGGGGCCGCAGGCGAGAGGGCCGGTGTGGCTGGAGGAGAAGGGATGGAGGCGTTCCATCTGAATCTTTGGCTGCCGCTCATTGTCGCCGGACTGTTGTGGTGCGGTTGGTGGATTCCGAGAAAAATCGCGAAGCTCAAAGACGAGGACGATTTATAG
- a CDS encoding ABC transporter ATP-binding protein, with product MKELTGGYSQRRPVLHEVSITVNPGEMVGLIGLNGAGKSTAIKHILGLMVPQSGEVRVAGATLEENRDLYRSSTAYVPEQPSLFPNLTVREHLQWTAMAYDLEQTAATSRMEELANTFRMTEAFNSLPDTLSKGMKQKVMLMNALLVKPPLLIIDEPFLGLDPLAIRGLLAALDDVRAEGSAILLSSHILPALERKANRLVVLHRGRIIAEGTPREVKAQAGCTDPESTMDDAFELLVLAAEGGHPRA from the coding sequence ATGAAGGAACTGACGGGCGGTTATAGTCAGCGAAGACCGGTGCTGCACGAAGTGTCGATTACCGTTAATCCAGGCGAAATGGTCGGGCTGATCGGATTGAACGGCGCGGGAAAAAGCACCGCGATTAAACATATTTTAGGATTGATGGTGCCGCAAAGCGGAGAGGTTCGCGTAGCGGGAGCGACGCTCGAGGAAAACCGCGACCTCTATCGCTCCTCGACGGCTTACGTGCCGGAACAGCCGTCTTTGTTTCCAAACTTGACGGTGAGAGAGCATCTCCAGTGGACGGCTATGGCCTACGACTTGGAGCAGACGGCGGCGACTTCGAGGATGGAGGAGCTGGCGAACACGTTCCGGATGACGGAAGCGTTTAACTCTTTGCCGGATACGTTATCCAAAGGCATGAAGCAAAAGGTTATGCTGATGAACGCGTTGTTGGTGAAGCCTCCGCTCCTCATTATTGACGAGCCCTTCCTCGGATTGGATCCGCTTGCGATACGAGGGCTTTTGGCTGCTCTCGACGATGTCCGGGCAGAGGGGAGCGCGATTTTATTGAGCTCTCATATCTTACCGGCGTTGGAACGGAAGGCGAATCGGCTTGTGGTGCTACACAGAGGGCGGATCATAGCGGAAGGTACGCCTCGGGAAGTGAAAGCGCAAGCGGGCTGTACCGATCCCGAATCGACGATGGACGACGCGTTCGAATTGTTGGTCCTGGCGGCGGAAGGTGGACATCCGCGTGCGTGA
- a CDS encoding Ger(x)C family spore germination protein, whose product MKARFGLVILAVGICLSNSGCKGSMELNELHIVHTVGIDVGQNNGIKITAEIAKLSTSGQQPKGMQDKTFYLSGEGSSLFEAARLMRTKSDRTLLWGHATVVVLSKAIAEQGIGKHIMALRRLRQFRNSTLIYVTEGKASEVLEATMPNASITSQALRGLSEGGESTALTEQETLIDVYEDLTNQYRDVHLPAVQLIEDPSGKKRSLLKTIGLYAFDNDRIAGYMKFKETKGYYRTMGKMSGSVETIPCGQNQTITFENTGNKSRVKTEVDVNGNPKVRIEINADLNLVSIQCDVKDVTISTIAQWENELNKAISDNVEQFIAFSQRNNSDLLGIKERIHRKYPKRWRKMKDSWDEIYPTVGFSVEVHSRIDHSNFML is encoded by the coding sequence ATGAAAGCTAGATTTGGGCTTGTTATATTGGCGGTCGGCATCTGTTTATCGAATTCGGGTTGCAAAGGCAGTATGGAACTGAACGAACTGCATATCGTTCATACCGTCGGTATCGATGTCGGTCAGAATAACGGGATTAAGATCACGGCGGAAATTGCCAAGCTGTCGACAAGCGGTCAACAACCTAAAGGTATGCAAGACAAAACCTTTTACCTATCGGGGGAAGGATCCAGCTTATTCGAAGCGGCCCGGCTCATGAGGACGAAGTCCGATCGGACGTTGCTCTGGGGGCATGCGACGGTTGTCGTGCTTAGCAAGGCGATAGCCGAACAAGGGATCGGCAAGCATATTATGGCGTTACGGAGATTGAGGCAGTTCCGCAACTCCACGTTGATCTACGTGACGGAAGGCAAAGCATCCGAAGTTCTAGAAGCGACCATGCCGAACGCGTCGATTACTTCGCAGGCGCTAAGGGGGCTGTCGGAGGGTGGGGAAAGTACGGCTCTGACCGAACAGGAGACTTTGATCGACGTCTACGAGGATTTGACCAATCAATATAGGGACGTTCATCTTCCCGCGGTTCAATTGATCGAAGACCCAAGCGGGAAAAAAAGATCGTTACTAAAAACGATAGGGCTATACGCTTTCGATAACGATCGGATTGCCGGGTATATGAAATTCAAGGAAACGAAAGGTTACTACCGGACGATGGGCAAGATGAGCGGTTCCGTCGAGACGATACCGTGCGGCCAAAATCAAACGATCACTTTCGAGAATACGGGCAACAAAAGCCGGGTGAAAACGGAAGTGGACGTAAACGGGAATCCGAAAGTGCGAATCGAAATCAACGCGGATTTGAATTTGGTTAGCATCCAGTGCGACGTAAAGGATGTGACGATATCAACAATCGCGCAGTGGGAGAACGAACTGAATAAGGCGATCTCGGATAACGTCGAGCAATTTATCGCTTTCTCGCAGAGAAATAATTCCGATCTGCTCGGCATTAAGGAAAGAATACATCGCAAATATCCGAAACGGTGGAGAAAGATGAAGGATTCTTGGGACGAGATTTACCCGACCGTCGGATTTAGCGTCGAGGTTCATTCCAGAATCGACCACTCCAACTTTATGTTGTAA
- a CDS encoding spore germination protein → MNGKQTALSDDAMENKRLLFRRMHGTEDLVMADSANGSGKSLTVCYLDGLIDARRLEQTLVMYLENKQLFPAFQSNSRIRTIEEVADCLASGKTVLLFTDPAYGVAIDTLGVQLRSVDEPPSEATVKGARSGFTESLTNNIALVRYHFPAASLKVEYRKVGYLSKIEIAVLSIGGITNAEILGEVHRRIGEISEDAILGSNDIEEWITDNRGTMFPLIESTERPDRVAGALLDGRIAVLVQGTPFTLLLPFVFMQAFQVSEDYSWNYYIGSAMRILRLLSGLIGMFLPAFYVATVNFHHELVPTPLLQSIAASREPVPFPAVVESSAMMLAFEIMREAGIRMPKQVGQAVSIVGALILGQAAVQAGIVSPIMVIVAALTGICTFTLPPTVMNYVIRILQFGMTILASLLGYVGITVGIIMLLTYLASLRSFGVPYLGPVAPFDMSEMTDVIVRRPSPSRNKRPSLFRAMNPNRNRGKAR, encoded by the coding sequence ATGAACGGGAAACAAACGGCATTATCCGACGACGCGATGGAGAATAAGCGGTTGTTATTCCGACGGATGCATGGCACGGAAGATTTGGTCATGGCAGACTCCGCTAACGGCAGCGGGAAATCCTTGACGGTCTGTTATTTGGATGGATTAATCGACGCCCGGAGGCTTGAACAAACGCTGGTTATGTACTTGGAAAATAAGCAGCTGTTTCCGGCATTTCAATCGAATTCGAGAATACGCACGATCGAGGAAGTAGCCGATTGCCTAGCATCCGGGAAGACGGTTCTGCTGTTCACGGACCCTGCCTACGGCGTAGCGATCGATACGTTGGGCGTGCAGCTGCGCAGCGTTGACGAGCCTCCGAGCGAAGCAACCGTAAAGGGTGCGAGAAGCGGGTTTACCGAATCCTTAACGAACAATATCGCGCTCGTTCGTTATCATTTTCCTGCGGCTAGCCTCAAGGTCGAATATCGCAAAGTCGGTTATTTAAGCAAGATCGAGATTGCGGTACTCTCCATCGGAGGAATTACGAACGCCGAGATTCTCGGAGAAGTGCACCGCAGAATCGGAGAGATATCGGAGGACGCGATATTGGGAAGCAACGATATCGAAGAATGGATCACCGATAATCGGGGTACGATGTTTCCTCTTATCGAATCGACGGAACGGCCAGACCGGGTTGCCGGTGCGTTGCTGGACGGGAGGATTGCCGTTCTCGTCCAAGGAACCCCGTTCACGCTCTTGTTGCCGTTCGTATTCATGCAAGCTTTCCAAGTGAGCGAGGATTACTCGTGGAATTATTATATCGGATCCGCCATGCGCATCCTTCGGCTGCTCAGCGGTTTAATCGGGATGTTCCTGCCGGCCTTCTACGTGGCAACCGTTAACTTCCATCATGAATTGGTTCCGACGCCCTTGCTGCAAAGCATTGCGGCCTCTAGAGAGCCGGTTCCTTTCCCGGCGGTCGTTGAAAGCTCGGCCATGATGCTCGCCTTCGAGATCATGCGCGAAGCGGGCATTCGCATGCCGAAGCAAGTCGGACAAGCGGTCAGCATCGTGGGGGCGCTTATACTGGGGCAAGCGGCCGTGCAAGCGGGCATAGTATCGCCGATTATGGTCATCGTGGCGGCTTTGACGGGGATTTGCACTTTCACGTTGCCGCCGACCGTGATGAACTATGTGATTCGAATCCTCCAATTCGGGATGACGATACTGGCTTCCCTGCTAGGTTACGTTGGAATTACCGTCGGAATTATTATGCTGTTGACTTACTTGGCGTCGTTGCGTTCATTCGGGGTACCTTATCTTGGTCCTGTCGCCCCTTTCGATATGAGCGAAATGACGGACGTAATCGTCCGTCGTCCGAGCCCGAGCCGGAATAAAAGGCCTAGCCTATTCCGGGCGATGAATCCGAACCGAAATCGAGGCAAGGCAAGATGA
- a CDS encoding GerAB/ArcD/ProY family transporter gives MERRISISNIQLMALIVISSIGTSSLYAPATLARYADRNAWFLVLAGGAVGLLNLYVFLWLNRMYPDKSLVKICMHVLGPVVGGVIALGFVFFFLDVSSWVLREFTQFFIIALNPVIPQSWYLIAGVIMCLYAVYHGLEVFARVTEIVFFVTVVTFLLIYLLLINQYHVEYLFPVLEEGMFKPLRGLMLSASWFGDFMCVSMVLQHVRKTERTSAYAVGAIGITTILMLMSVLSCTMLFGAQATESFTYPTVSLIQNIKLFRNIERFDAALVAVWVMSSFVKITVFFWAAVQGLKDVLRIRKPRLFLIPLACGFVICSKYKVWGLIELAAFYDKQAWYFVLFQLFVPSLLLLIALTRRDGHKRRVSS, from the coding sequence ATGGAACGTCGGATTTCGATCAGCAATATTCAATTGATGGCTTTAATCGTTATTTCCTCGATAGGAACATCGAGTCTTTATGCCCCAGCGACTCTAGCTCGCTATGCGGATCGAAACGCTTGGTTTCTTGTTCTGGCCGGAGGAGCGGTCGGATTGTTGAATCTGTATGTCTTCTTATGGCTGAACCGGATGTACCCGGACAAAAGTTTGGTTAAGATTTGCATGCACGTGCTGGGTCCCGTGGTCGGAGGCGTTATTGCGCTGGGTTTCGTGTTTTTTTTCTTGGATGTAAGCTCTTGGGTACTAAGGGAGTTTACTCAATTTTTTATTATCGCCCTCAATCCCGTCATTCCTCAAAGCTGGTATTTGATCGCGGGAGTCATTATGTGCTTGTACGCGGTCTATCATGGACTGGAAGTATTCGCGCGCGTTACGGAGATCGTTTTCTTCGTCACGGTAGTCACTTTCCTGTTGATCTACTTGTTGTTGATTAACCAGTACCACGTCGAATATTTGTTTCCCGTATTGGAGGAGGGAATGTTTAAACCTCTCAGAGGATTAATGCTTTCCGCTTCGTGGTTCGGCGATTTCATGTGCGTTTCCATGGTTCTCCAGCACGTGCGCAAAACCGAAAGAACCAGCGCATACGCTGTCGGGGCAATCGGGATTACGACGATTCTCATGCTCATGTCCGTCCTATCTTGCACCATGCTGTTCGGAGCGCAAGCGACCGAATCGTTTACATATCCTACCGTGAGCCTGATTCAGAACATTAAGCTATTCCGAAATATTGAACGGTTTGACGCAGCGCTCGTGGCCGTATGGGTAATGAGCTCGTTCGTTAAAATAACCGTTTTTTTCTGGGCGGCCGTTCAAGGCCTCAAGGATGTATTGCGGATCCGTAAGCCTCGTTTGTTCCTCATTCCGCTGGCGTGCGGATTCGTTATCTGTTCGAAGTATAAAGTGTGGGGACTTATCGAACTAGCCGCCTTTTACGACAAACAGGCATGGTATTTCGTACTATTTCAACTGTTCGTTCCTAGCCTATTGCTTTTGATTGCACTTACGAGAAGAGACGGCCACAAGAGGCGGGTGAGCTCATGA
- a CDS encoding S-layer homology domain-containing protein, with protein MKQAQPILKKTAAATLALTMLVGGATGVMASANSKHGSKDWKNSSWDDKKGWNDKKNRDDDRDDDKDDKKNNSKHGINLDFGDLNQKEWKWAYDHIIRLAAQGVFNGYEDGSFKPKNNITRIEALVAAVRLLGLKEEAEKPENMNATLNFKDFDQLKKKYGWAVGYVTVALENDLFSENDTTIQAEKPANRLWASVLLVKAMKLDAEAKKKMDVVLPFKDTRDIPAGSVGYIAVALEKNLITGYSDNTFQPNRPVTRAELAALLDRVDQQLPNDQSAQAITGTIQAIGNGSLTVKKPDQTTVTIPVDANVFIFRKDVKAPLSALQVGDEALVRTYQNKAVFIEVTKTAVANVQLVDTGKVSSFTYAQGKIATISLSKEVNGTLQIISYNVDANVTITGNSGVLSPNLNVLVKGTNNVVQAIEILA; from the coding sequence ATGAAACAAGCTCAACCGATCTTGAAGAAGACTGCCGCCGCTACGCTGGCGCTTACGATGCTAGTAGGAGGCGCGACGGGAGTGATGGCTTCCGCGAATTCGAAACACGGATCCAAGGATTGGAAAAACAGCTCTTGGGACGATAAGAAAGGCTGGAACGATAAGAAAAATCGGGACGACGACAGAGATGACGATAAAGACGATAAAAAGAACAACTCGAAACACGGGATCAACCTCGACTTCGGGGATTTGAATCAGAAGGAATGGAAATGGGCTTACGATCACATTATCCGGCTTGCGGCTCAAGGCGTGTTTAACGGATACGAGGATGGCAGCTTCAAACCTAAAAACAACATTACAAGAATAGAAGCGTTGGTTGCCGCCGTTCGCCTGCTCGGTCTGAAGGAAGAAGCCGAAAAGCCGGAGAACATGAACGCTACTCTTAATTTCAAGGATTTCGACCAATTAAAGAAAAAGTACGGCTGGGCGGTCGGTTACGTGACGGTAGCTCTCGAGAACGATTTGTTCTCCGAGAACGATACTACCATTCAAGCGGAGAAACCGGCTAATCGGCTCTGGGCTTCCGTTCTGCTCGTGAAGGCAATGAAGCTCGATGCCGAAGCGAAGAAGAAGATGGATGTGGTATTGCCGTTCAAGGATACTCGAGACATTCCCGCGGGTTCGGTGGGATACATCGCCGTCGCCTTGGAGAAAAACTTGATCACGGGTTACAGCGACAATACGTTCCAGCCTAACCGGCCCGTCACGCGCGCCGAACTTGCGGCTTTGCTGGATCGCGTCGATCAACAGCTTCCCAACGACCAAAGCGCTCAAGCGATTACCGGCACGATTCAAGCGATCGGCAACGGCAGCTTAACGGTGAAAAAACCGGATCAAACGACGGTTACGATTCCGGTAGACGCTAACGTGTTTATTTTCCGCAAAGACGTCAAAGCTCCATTGTCCGCGCTGCAAGTCGGCGACGAGGCGCTCGTGCGCACGTATCAAAACAAAGCGGTATTCATCGAAGTAACGAAGACGGCCGTTGCGAACGTCCAGTTGGTCGATACGGGGAAAGTCAGCTCGTTCACTTACGCGCAAGGAAAAATCGCGACGATTTCGCTGAGTAAAGAAGTGAACGGTACGTTGCAAATCATTAGTTACAATGTAGATGCCAATGTGACGATTACCGGAAATTCCGGCGTGCTTTCGCCTAATCTGAACGTACTCGTCAAAGGCACGAACAATGTCGTTCAAGCGATTGAAATCTTAGCCTAA